DNA from Dysgonomonadaceae bacterium PH5-43:
GATTTCACGTAAAACCGCTTGCGGCTTGGTGTTGACGTTTTATTCTTGGAATATACCTTTGTTTGCCAAATGAAAAAGGAATTCATTAGCCTAATTTTCGTCCTCTCTTCTTTTTCTTGGGTTTCTTACGCAATGGAAATTCATCTTCTGGATTGGGATTACCAACATCTGCAGCGGTGGGGAGTATGGAAAATAAGGAAGAGAGAACGTTTTGTCCGCTATGGTTAATCGACTGGTCGGCTGGCTGGTCGTTTGACTGGTCAAACGTTTGTACGTTTGGCTGTATGTCCGTACCAACGTTGGAACGCTCTTGCTTTTTACTATTCTCAATTTCAGGCACTAAAGCCGTTTGGGGTTGCTTCAATTCTTGCTCCTGCATCTGCAATATGGCATTTATAGTGCCGTTTTTCATCGTATTGCAGTACATAAACGTTTCATGCAAATCCCGCTGATAGCCGAATAATTTATCAAAACCCGCCTCTGATTGCAGAAACAAGTTCGTTCTGTCGAAACCGCCTCTGATTGCTCCTTTCTTGGTATTCTTATGGTTTGTAAGCGGGCTTATCTTTACCTTATTCGATTGGTCTTTCCGGCTGACAATCAAATGGCAGTGCATATTTAGTTCATTATCTGACCTGTTACGGTCGAAGTGGATTTTACCATAGAACTTTATATCTTCTGCGGATAGTCCTTTGTTGAAGTTCTTAGCGTATTCGGGAATAAAGACCTCCCGAATGTATTGTTTCATGGATTCGGCTTGCTCTCGTTCGGTGCTGCCCATCGTTTTCAGTTCTTTTTCCGAGGGACTAACATGGATGGCGTAGAACTTAGCATCCGTTTTTAGCAACTGCCCGACATTTGTATCAATATCCTCAATAACTTGATTTTTATACAGATTGTCTTCCGTCAGATTGAAGAATCCTTCCGTATAAATGCCTTTTTCCATACGTTCTAAATCCTCATGTTCGAGGTAATTTGTCAACTGGCGGCAACCTCCGGCGTTGTTGTATGTTCCTTTAGAGGGAGGTGGAAAGTCGATATTCATGACTATTCACTATTAATGAGTTTGTGAATTTCAGTTTTCAGAGCCTCTTTCCGCTTACTATCCATAACCCCACAAGCAGCAAGTTCCGCATACAAAACAATTAGGTCAATGAGTTTCTGCTTGTCTCGTCTTTGTCTTTCATCAATAGAGGACAGTCGCTTGGTTTGACCATTTATAATTTCAGCATGTTTCCCAAAGGTATCACTTATCCTTTGCAGGATGTCCGAATGCTTATCCCACATAAGAGTTATTTCCGATTTAATCATCTCCTCCAAAGCCTTCACGACCCCATCGAAACGGGCAGCTATCGAATAAGTCGCCCGAATCATCGGATTCAGTTCCTTTTCTTCAAAGTGGCGGATAAAACGTATCAGGTCATCCTGTCGTTTGTTGATTTTTGCCAACTCCGTTTTAACGGATTCCGGCGGCTCGGACGGATTGATACAAGCCCTATCCATATACTCGAAAGCGAGCTTCACAATCTCTCCTTTTTTCAGATTGTATCGCTTGCACAATTTATCGATTAAGCGATTGGTTGATTTATCTATTCCAATCGTCGTTAATGCAGTTTTATTCTTATTTGGTGTCATATTATAACTTTTTTATAAGAAATCATTTTATTAATCGCTTAATCAATAGACTATTAGCGATTTTATTTATGCGAGTCTTTATAAAACTCGTTTTTAATATCTTGCTGATTAACAGCAAGTAACCCCGTAGGGCAAGAGGATAGAACAGGACTTGTCCAGTTCCCTCTTGCTACATTGCTCGCGAATAGAGAGCCATTGGGATGAAAGCTTAAACTCGACGGCTTTCACCATTCAAAGTGATAAAATTGAACATCACTTTGAGGCGGTCGCCAATCATACCACCATAGAACTCATCGGACGCAAGTGTGGCAAAAGTGAAGTTCGTGGTGCCATGTGTTACGACTCCAACATCGCTTCTCAAACTCAACAATTCGGATATGGGTCGACTGACATTTCCATAATCCTGAACCGTTTTCGATTCTCGTCCAAATTCATCAATGATTAATGGTCTCCGTGCAAATGCACTTGTCGATTGCTTTACAATTTGCTCCTGCAATTCCACAGACTTGATGAATGTAAACAAAGGCTGATTCAGAAAAAATCTTCTCGAAATATGATTGTGAAGCAATGAATATGTTTCCAGCAAGATAGTTTTGCCGCAACCATATTTGCCTTGTAGCATGATGCCCTTATTCAAATCACCGGAGAAAGCAGAATCATTTGTCATATAGCAATAGAGTTGCTCTATTATAGGCTCGTTGTCTTTGTCAATAACAAAATCTTTAGCCTGATTGCGGTTGTGTAAACAAATTGTGCCAAACTCACAAAACAAACTCTGAAAATCAGCATAAGTCAGCGGCAAAGGCAAACGTTGTCGCCGAATCTTTTCTTTTTCATGGGCAACTATCTCCTGAGCATCTTTCTGCAATGCCTGAAAGAACTGCTGATTAGTCGAAATCACTTCCCGTAAAGACTGAGCCTTTCTTTTTTCCATAAGAATTTATATTAGAGTTTTTGTCTTTAGTCTTTATATTGTAGAGTGGAGGCTTAAGGTCGAACTTAGGTGCTAAAATCTGATACTTAGTTTTAACCCTATGTCCGCCCCCAGAAGCGTAATCCAACAGACCCGCTGCCTTTAGTCGGTCACGTGAGGATTTCAGTACATCCAAAGATATATTTGCATTGGCCGCCAATCGTTTGTTGGAACACTCTATCCATTCCGCCCAATAGGAGCGGTTAGCCAAATAAATCAAGAAGAAATACAATCGGGTATCGTTACCACTGAAGTTCTCTTGTTCGTCCACTCTCCAGAAATTGGCTAATAAGTCGAACAGGTTCATCTTTGTATGTTTTTACGCTTATTGTATTCCGCTTCTGCCTCGGACTCTATTTCCTGCAAGGTTTTCTTTTT
Protein-coding regions in this window:
- a CDS encoding hypothetical protein (product_source=Hypo-rule applied; superfamily=46785), with the translated sequence MNLFDLLANFWRVDEQENFSGNDTRLYFFLIYLANRSYWAEWIECSNKRLAANANISLDVLKSSRDRLKAAGLLDYASGGGHRVKTKYQILAPKFDLKPPLYNIKTKDKNSNINSYGKKKGSVFTGSDFD
- a CDS encoding hypothetical protein (product_source=Hypo-rule applied; cath_funfam=3.30.40.10; pfam=PF18976), translating into MNIDFPPPSKGTYNNAGGCRQLTNYLEHEDLERMEKGIYTEGFFNLTEDNLYKNQVIEDIDTNVGQLLKTDAKFYAIHVSPSEKELKTMGSTEREQAESMKQYIREVFIPEYAKNFNKGLSAEDIKFYGKIHFDRNRSDNELNMHCHLIVSRKDQSNKVKISPLTNHKNTKKGAIRGGFDRTNLFLQSEAGFDKLFGYQRDLHETFMYCNTMKNGTINAILQMQEQELKQPQTALVPEIENSKKQERSNVGTDIQPNVQTFDQSNDQPADQSINHSGQNVLSSLFSILPTAADVGNPNPEDEFPLRKKPKKKKRGRKLG
- a CDS encoding hypothetical protein (product_source=Hypo-rule applied; cath_funfam=3.30.1180.10; superfamily=47598), which produces MTPNKNKTALTTIGIDKSTNRLIDKLCKRYNLKKGEIVKLAFEYMDRACINPSEPPESVKTELAKINKRQDDLIRFIRHFEEKELNPMIRATYSIAARFDGVVKALEEMIKSEITLMWDKHSDILQRISDTFGKHAEIINGQTKRLSSIDERQRRDKQKLIDLIVLYAELAACGVMDSKRKEALKTEIHKLINSE
- a CDS encoding DNA replication protein DnaC (product_source=COG1484; cath_funfam=3.40.50.300; cog=COG1484; smart=SM00382; superfamily=52540) is translated as MEKRKAQSLREVISTNQQFFQALQKDAQEIVAHEKEKIRRQRLPLPLTYADFQSLFCEFGTICLHNRNQAKDFVIDKDNEPIIEQLYCYMTNDSAFSGDLNKGIMLQGKYGCGKTILLETYSLLHNHISRRFFLNQPLFTFIKSVELQEQIVKQSTSAFARRPLIIDEFGRESKTVQDYGNVSRPISELLSLRSDVGVVTHGTTNFTFATLASDEFYGGMIGDRLKVMFNFITLNGESRRV